A single Campylobacter hyointestinalis subsp. hyointestinalis DNA region contains:
- a CDS encoding DUF5416 family protein: MEQAFIVQEVSNEQDYEKQNSKIAIYQDKFERYQITRSKILPGFFIINGNGETDFVNDFIEKFVFSDCIISFADIESLTVSQEDSCSNLAGKIKSDDLLSTQNENLKEAGLFFAKDIFIPRCVVSLIKISIDGFDETTDSFSFLPDIFPSNAEYKYSITKDSFEATMKLSLESYAAKELIDSFVLKGNVKDKNLTLSINDMYIYEFSPYDIDNISNKSYNPTPNQTEEL; the protein is encoded by the coding sequence ATGGAACAAGCTTTTATCGTGCAAGAAGTCTCAAATGAACAGGACTACGAAAAACAAAACTCCAAAATAGCGATTTATCAAGACAAATTTGAACGATACCAAATAACAAGATCAAAAATATTACCCGGTTTTTTTATCATAAATGGCAATGGTGAGACCGACTTTGTAAATGACTTTATAGAAAAATTTGTATTTAGCGACTGTATAATAAGCTTTGCAGATATCGAGAGTCTCACTGTTTCTCAAGAAGATAGCTGTTCTAATTTAGCAGGTAAGATCAAAAGCGATGATCTTTTATCTACGCAAAATGAGAATTTAAAGGAAGCTGGATTATTTTTTGCCAAAGATATTTTTATACCAAGATGTGTTGTGTCGCTCATAAAGATAAGCATAGATGGTTTTGATGAAACCACTGATAGTTTTTCATTTTTACCAGACATCTTTCCAAGCAACGCCGAGTATAAGTATAGTATCACTAAAGACTCTTTTGAGGCGACTATGAAACTCAGCCTTGAAAGTTACGCCGCTAAAGAGCTTATAGATAGCTTTGTATTAAAAGGCAATGTAAAAGATAAAAATTTGACCTTATCCATAAATGATATGTATATATATGAGTTTTCTCCTTATGATATTGACAACATATCAAATAAGAGTTATAATCCAACCCCAAATCAGACCGAGGAGCTTTAA
- the nifJ gene encoding pyruvate:ferredoxin (flavodoxin) oxidoreductase, giving the protein MSKIMKTMDGNEAAAYAAYAFTEVAGIYPITPSSPMADYTDIWASQGKKNIFGMPVKVVEMQSEAGAAGTVHGSLQAGALTTTYTAAQGLLLKVPNMYKIAGQMLPGVIHVAARSLAAQALSIFGDHQDVYACRQTGFAMLATGSVQEVMDLAGVAHLAAIKGRVPFLHFFDGFRTSHEIQKVEVMDYAVFDKLVDYDAIQKFRDESINPETPKTRGTAQNDDIYFQTRELTNKFYDDLPDIVAEYMNEISKVTGREYKPFVYYGDKDAERVIIAMGSVTETLEEVVDHLRSKGEKVGVVKVHLYRPFSIKYLFDVMPKSVKKIAVLDRTKEPGGLGEPLYLDIKAAYYGSVNAPVIVGGRYGLSSKDVDPAQMISVFDNLKQSEPKNNFTVGIEDDVTNLSLKVGEKISLSDADCIECLFYGLGADGTVGANKNSIKIIGDKTDLYAQAYFAYDSKKSGGYTRSHLRFGKKPIRSTYLVSNPHFVACSVAAYLDIYDVVDGLRDGGTFLLNSIWDADETIKRIPNKVKRLLAQKNANFYILNATKLAYEIGLGNRTNTIMQSAFFKLAKIIDFEDAQKYMKEYAKKTYAKKGDKIVEMNYAAIDQGADKLIKIDIDPSWINLKDEAVTNESHYKGTEFVEKIVKPMNAARGNELPVSAFLGHEDGSFEAGTTEYEKRGVGVMVPKWIEENCIQCNQCAFVCPHAVIRPFLIDEDEMNAAPAGVRSHNLEAKGKEIKGLKYKIQVSPLDCTGCELCAQNCPSKEKSLVMVPLGEEMDKGEQENADYLFKNVRYKDDLMSKDSVKGAMFAQPLFEFHGACPGCGETPYITLITRLFGEQMMVANATGCSSIYGGSAPSTPYRKSNANGHGVAWANSLFEDNAEFGMGMEIATETIRHRIENIILNTIDKAPNAIVALYKDWLEFKGDSKKSAQIRDMLVPLLEANLNLEGAKEILSLKKYIARKSQWIIGGDGWAYDIGYGGLDHVLASGENVNVLVLDTEVYSNTGGQSSKSSRSGSVAQFTASGKAVQKKDLGQIAMTYGNIFVAQINSNASQANVIKAIAAAEAYNGPSLVIAYSPCIAHGIKGGLALSGDQAELATKCGYWPTFIYDPRLAKEGKNPLKITSKEPEWDRYEEFLLNEVRYNSLKKINPEHAGQLFEQNKSDAKRRYRQLKRLANADFSDELE; this is encoded by the coding sequence ATGAGTAAAATTATGAAAACAATGGACGGTAATGAAGCTGCTGCTTACGCTGCTTACGCATTTACCGAGGTTGCTGGGATTTACCCTATAACTCCGAGTTCGCCTATGGCTGATTATACAGACATCTGGGCATCACAAGGAAAAAAGAATATTTTTGGTATGCCTGTTAAAGTTGTAGAGATGCAAAGTGAAGCCGGAGCTGCTGGAACCGTGCACGGTAGCCTTCAAGCCGGAGCTCTTACTACTACTTATACAGCTGCTCAAGGATTGCTTCTTAAAGTACCAAATATGTATAAGATAGCCGGACAGATGTTACCTGGCGTTATACATGTTGCAGCGCGCTCACTAGCTGCTCAAGCTCTTTCTATCTTTGGGGATCATCAAGATGTATATGCCTGTCGTCAAACAGGATTTGCTATGCTTGCGACTGGCTCAGTACAAGAAGTTATGGATCTAGCCGGAGTTGCACATTTGGCCGCTATAAAAGGACGCGTACCGTTTTTACATTTCTTTGACGGCTTTAGAACGAGTCATGAAATTCAAAAAGTTGAAGTTATGGATTACGCTGTTTTTGATAAGTTGGTGGATTATGATGCTATCCAAAAATTCCGCGACGAAAGCATAAATCCTGAAACTCCAAAAACTAGAGGAACTGCTCAAAACGATGATATTTATTTTCAAACTAGAGAGCTTACAAACAAATTTTACGATGATCTTCCAGATATCGTTGCAGAGTATATGAATGAAATATCAAAAGTCACCGGTCGCGAGTATAAACCGTTTGTATATTATGGAGATAAAGACGCAGAGCGCGTGATCATCGCCATGGGCTCTGTGACTGAGACTTTAGAAGAAGTTGTAGATCATCTAAGAAGCAAAGGCGAAAAAGTAGGAGTTGTAAAGGTTCATCTTTATAGACCTTTTAGTATAAAATACCTATTTGATGTTATGCCTAAAAGCGTTAAAAAGATAGCTGTTTTAGATAGAACAAAAGAACCAGGCGGTCTTGGCGAACCACTTTATCTTGACATAAAAGCAGCGTATTATGGCTCAGTAAATGCTCCGGTGATAGTCGGTGGTAGATACGGACTTAGCTCAAAAGACGTTGATCCAGCTCAAATGATATCTGTGTTTGATAACTTAAAACAAAGCGAACCAAAAAATAACTTCACAGTTGGTATCGAAGACGACGTCACAAATTTATCTCTAAAAGTTGGAGAAAAGATCTCTCTTAGTGATGCAGATTGTATAGAATGCTTGTTTTACGGACTTGGAGCAGATGGAACAGTCGGAGCAAATAAAAACTCTATCAAGATTATCGGAGATAAAACAGATCTTTACGCTCAAGCATATTTTGCTTATGATAGTAAAAAATCAGGCGGTTATACGAGAAGCCATTTAAGATTTGGTAAAAAACCTATTCGTTCAACATATCTTGTATCAAATCCTCACTTTGTAGCTTGTTCTGTAGCAGCGTATCTTGATATATATGATGTTGTAGATGGACTAAGAGATGGCGGAACATTCCTTTTAAACTCTATTTGGGACGCGGACGAAACTATAAAACGCATACCAAATAAAGTAAAAAGGCTGTTAGCACAAAAAAATGCAAATTTCTATATCCTAAACGCTACGAAATTAGCTTATGAGATAGGACTAGGAAATCGCACTAACACCATAATGCAATCAGCATTTTTCAAACTTGCAAAAATCATAGATTTTGAAGACGCACAAAAATATATGAAAGAGTATGCGAAGAAAACTTATGCTAAAAAAGGCGATAAGATCGTAGAGATGAACTACGCAGCTATCGATCAAGGTGCCGATAAACTTATAAAAATAGATATCGATCCTAGCTGGATAAATTTAAAAGACGAAGCAGTAACCAACGAGAGTCATTATAAAGGTACTGAATTCGTAGAAAAAATAGTAAAACCTATGAACGCAGCTCGTGGTAATGAGCTTCCTGTTTCGGCATTTTTAGGACATGAAGACGGTAGTTTTGAAGCCGGTACAACTGAGTATGAAAAACGCGGTGTTGGCGTAATGGTGCCAAAATGGATAGAAGAAAACTGTATTCAATGTAATCAATGCGCATTCGTTTGTCCTCACGCAGTTATTCGTCCATTCCTTATAGATGAAGATGAGATGAATGCAGCTCCAGCAGGAGTAAGATCTCATAACCTTGAAGCAAAAGGCAAAGAGATAAAAGGTTTAAAATATAAGATCCAAGTAAGCCCGCTTGATTGTACTGGTTGTGAGCTTTGCGCTCAAAACTGCCCTAGCAAAGAAAAATCCCTAGTTATGGTACCACTTGGCGAAGAGATGGATAAAGGCGAGCAAGAAAACGCTGATTATTTATTTAAAAATGTTAGATATAAAGACGATCTAATGAGCAAAGATAGCGTAAAAGGAGCTATGTTTGCTCAACCGTTATTTGAATTCCACGGTGCTTGTCCGGGATGCGGTGAAACACCGTATATAACACTTATCACAAGGCTATTTGGTGAACAAATGATGGTGGCAAATGCAACTGGTTGTAGCTCGATATACGGCGGTTCGGCTCCATCAACTCCATACCGTAAAAGTAATGCAAACGGTCATGGCGTAGCGTGGGCAAATTCACTTTTTGAAGACAATGCTGAGTTTGGTATGGGTATGGAGATAGCTACTGAGACTATCCGCCATCGCATTGAAAATATCATACTAAATACGATAGATAAAGCCCCAAATGCTATAGTTGCGCTTTATAAAGATTGGTTGGAATTTAAAGGCGATAGCAAGAAATCAGCTCAGATAAGAGATATGTTGGTACCTTTACTCGAAGCAAATTTAAATTTAGAAGGCGCAAAAGAGATCCTAAGTCTTAAAAAATATATCGCGCGCAAATCGCAATGGATAATAGGCGGCGATGGTTGGGCTTATGATATCGGCTATGGTGGACTTGATCACGTTTTAGCTAGCGGAGAAAACGTAAATGTGCTGGTTTTGGATACCGAAGTCTATTCTAACACAGGCGGACAAAGTTCAAAATCAAGCCGTAGTGGCTCAGTAGCTCAATTTACCGCTAGTGGTAAAGCAGTTCAAAAGAAAGATCTAGGACAGATAGCTATGACTTATGGCAATATCTTTGTGGCTCAGATCAACTCAAACGCAAGTCAAGCAAACGTCATCAAAGCCATAGCCGCAGCAGAAGCTTACAACGGACCTAGCCTTGTGATAGCATACTCTCCTTGTATAGCTCACGGTATAAAAGGCGGACTTGCGCTCTCAGGAGACCAAGCAGAGCTTGCTACAAAATGCGGTTACTGGCCTACATTTATCTATGATCCACGTCTTGCAAAAGAGGGTAAAAACCCGTTAAAAATTACTTCAAAAGAGCCTGAATGGGATAGATATGAAGAGTTTTTATTGAACGAGGTTCGTTACAACTCTCTTAAAAAGATAAATCCTGAGCATGCAGGACAGCTTTTTGAACAAAATAAATCCGACGCAAAAAGAAGATATCGCCAACTAAAACGTTTGGCAAATGCTGATTTTAGCGATGAATTAGAATAA
- a CDS encoding HAD family hydrolase: protein MSRPTILFDLDGTLIDSTNSILNGFFAAFDTFKFKRPQIEEICALIGHPLDYMFAHLGVNDEAILDFVAAYKETYKKTYLQDTKLLDFAKESIELANEFADLGVVTTKTSKYSVILLDHLGVGKYFKTVIGKDDVINPKPHPEPILKALLNLDKTDKFAYMVGDTPMDAKAAKSANVISVGVSCGYCTEQNLSKYCDHVAKNSLEAVKFIRSDTL from the coding sequence ATGAGCAGACCGACCATATTATTTGATCTGGACGGGACTCTTATAGACTCTACGAATTCTATATTAAACGGATTTTTCGCCGCTTTTGATACTTTTAAATTTAAAAGACCACAAATTGAAGAAATTTGTGCTTTGATAGGACATCCACTTGATTATATGTTTGCTCATCTTGGAGTAAATGATGAGGCTATTTTGGATTTCGTAGCTGCCTATAAAGAGACATACAAGAAAACGTATCTACAAGATACAAAGCTTCTTGACTTTGCCAAAGAGTCTATAGAGCTAGCAAATGAGTTTGCAGATCTTGGAGTTGTTACTACTAAAACTTCAAAATACTCAGTAATCTTACTAGATCACCTTGGCGTAGGAAAGTATTTTAAAACAGTAATTGGTAAAGATGATGTGATAAATCCAAAGCCGCATCCAGAACCTATCTTAAAAGCCCTTTTAAATTTAGATAAAACTGATAAATTTGCTTATATGGTGGGCGATACTCCTATGGACGCCAAAGCCGCAAAAAGTGCGAATGTTATTAGCGTGGGTGTATCGTGCGGATATTGTACTGAGCAAAATTTATCAAAATACTGCGATCACGTTGCTAAAAATAGCTTAGAAGCCGTTAAATTCATCAGATCCGATACATTATAA
- a CDS encoding mechanosensitive ion channel family protein — protein sequence MNLEIIQNLDYMAILALVGKYSLNFIVSILIFFIGKWIISKLTFVLGKILCKTKIDPMLSNFVLNSSRTLLFIFVILAALSNLGIETTSFVAVLGAVGLAIGMAFKDTFGNIGAGVLIIFFKPFKLGDSIDISGSIGTATELDLFSTYLTTGDNKTIIIPNSQVISSKIINYSLKPNRRVDLTFSIDYKDDLKLARDVILDIAARKNIILNDPAPFVGVLSLGDNSVNLAARFWAKNENYWAVYHQMLEEVKIAFDENGISIPFPQVVTHHIYENDKK from the coding sequence ATGAATTTAGAGATTATTCAAAATCTAGATTATATGGCTATACTTGCTCTTGTGGGCAAGTATAGCTTAAACTTTATAGTTTCTATTCTTATATTTTTTATCGGAAAATGGATTATTTCAAAACTTACTTTTGTTTTAGGAAAGATCTTATGTAAAACAAAAATAGATCCTATGCTTTCAAATTTTGTGCTAAATAGTTCAAGAACACTGCTTTTTATATTTGTTATATTAGCCGCGCTTTCAAATTTAGGTATAGAGACTACGTCTTTTGTAGCGGTTCTTGGTGCTGTGGGTTTGGCTATAGGTATGGCTTTTAAAGATACTTTTGGCAATATCGGCGCCGGCGTTCTCATTATATTTTTCAAACCTTTCAAGCTTGGAGATAGCATAGATATCAGTGGATCTATCGGCACTGCTACAGAGCTAGATTTATTTAGTACGTATCTAACTACTGGCGATAACAAAACTATTATTATTCCAAATTCTCAAGTCATATCTTCAAAGATCATTAACTATTCTCTAAAACCCAACAGAAGAGTAGATCTTACTTTTAGTATAGATTACAAAGACGATTTAAAATTGGCTAGAGATGTCATCCTTGACATAGCTGCACGCAAAAATATTATTTTAAACGATCCAGCTCCGTTTGTTGGAGTTCTAAGCTTGGGTGATAATAGCGTAAATTTAGCAGCCCGTTTTTGGGCTAAAAATGAAAATTATTGGGCTGTTTATCATCAAATGTTAGAGGAAGTGAAAATCGCATTTGACGAAAATGGCATTTCCATACCGTTCCCACAAGTAGTTACCCATCATATTTACGAAAATGATAAAAAATGA
- a CDS encoding OmpA family protein codes for MKKIALALCAASALFGANAYNYEFTPVVGYAHPEGTQGIDDQKFIGLRIARNLDMFLLSQLELGFDYSKNVTFENLSGKDTDLTRYYINLIKDFPLTDVFSVYGLLGLGYQDLTHEANDIEDGGFAQAGLGLKYKVTDNFALKAEARDALDWNHGSNTFLYSLGFAVSFGEVAKAAPAPVVEEKAAPAPAPIAPAIGDEDGDGVFDNVDRCYGTPKGVVVDEYGCEKVIRLSLKANFAFDSATVSPEYEAKIKEVANVMVDHPEYRIILEGHTDSTGSDVYNQKLSLKRANAVASVLEKMGVSKSKITTEGFGESKPVASNATKEGRAENRRVEAKFRNK; via the coding sequence ATGAAAAAGATTGCTTTGGCGTTATGTGCCGCATCTGCACTTTTTGGTGCTAACGCATATAACTACGAATTTACTCCAGTTGTGGGATATGCCCATCCAGAAGGTACTCAAGGTATTGATGACCAAAAATTTATAGGTTTAAGAATAGCTAGAAATCTAGATATGTTTTTACTAAGTCAATTAGAACTTGGTTTTGACTACTCTAAAAACGTAACTTTTGAAAACCTATCAGGTAAAGATACTGATCTAACAAGATACTATATAAATTTAATTAAAGATTTTCCTTTGACTGATGTATTTTCAGTTTATGGACTTTTAGGACTTGGATATCAAGATCTTACTCATGAAGCAAACGATATCGAAGATGGCGGATTTGCTCAAGCTGGTCTTGGCTTAAAATACAAAGTTACAGATAACTTCGCACTTAAAGCAGAAGCTAGAGATGCGCTTGATTGGAATCACGGATCAAACACATTCCTATACTCTCTTGGATTTGCAGTTTCTTTTGGAGAGGTTGCTAAGGCAGCTCCTGCTCCAGTGGTAGAAGAAAAAGCAGCTCCTGCTCCAGCACCTATTGCTCCAGCTATCGGTGATGAAGATGGCGATGGCGTTTTTGACAATGTAGATAGATGCTATGGTACTCCAAAAGGCGTTGTTGTTGATGAGTACGGTTGTGAAAAAGTTATCCGCTTAAGCTTAAAAGCAAATTTTGCATTTGATAGTGCTACAGTTAGCCCTGAGTATGAAGCAAAGATAAAAGAAGTAGCAAATGTTATGGTAGATCACCCAGAGTATAGAATTATCCTAGAAGGACATACTGATAGCACCGGTTCAGATGTTTACAACCAAAAGCTATCACTAAAAAGAGCTAACGCAGTTGCATCTGTTTTAGAAAAAATGGGTGTTAGCAAAAGCAAGATCACTACAGAGGGATTTGGCGAGTCAAAACCTGTAGCATCAAACGCTACAAAAGAAGGACGTGCTGAAAATCGCCGTGTAGAAGCTAAATTCAGAAATAAATAA
- the rpsI gene encoding 30S ribosomal protein S9: MATTYATGKRKTAVAKVWVKPGSGKIVVNGMDLNTWLGGHEAIKLKVVQPLLVTKQETSMDITASTLGGGYSAQAEALRHGISRALAAIDADFRAALKPQGLLTRDSRVVERKKYGRRKARRSPQFSKR; encoded by the coding sequence ATGGCAACAACATACGCAACAGGTAAAAGAAAAACAGCAGTTGCTAAAGTTTGGGTAAAACCAGGTAGTGGCAAAATAGTTGTAAATGGTATGGATCTAAACACTTGGCTTGGCGGACACGAAGCTATCAAGTTGAAAGTTGTTCAACCACTTCTTGTAACTAAACAAGAGACTTCTATGGATATCACTGCTTCAACTTTAGGTGGTGGTTATTCAGCTCAAGCAGAAGCTTTAAGACACGGAATTTCAAGAGCTTTAGCAGCTATAGATGCAGACTTTAGAGCTGCACTTAAACCACAAGGTCTTCTTACTAGAGATAGTCGCGTTGTTGAGCGTAAAAAATACGGACGCAGAAAAGCAAGAAGAAGCCCACAATTCTCAAAGAGATAA
- the rplM gene encoding 50S ribosomal protein L13, whose amino-acid sequence MTNITKPSEVKRDWIVLDAAGKRFGRLLTEAATYLRGKHKPGFTPNVDCGDYVIIINASKAEFTGANKAEAKLYHRHSGYFGSVKSEKFGDLLVNKPEKLYKLAVRGMLPKTKLGKEMLKKLKVYAGNEHPHTAQIAKEGK is encoded by the coding sequence ATGACAAATATAACTAAGCCAAGCGAAGTTAAACGCGATTGGATCGTTCTTGATGCAGCTGGAAAGAGATTTGGTAGATTACTAACAGAAGCTGCAACTTACCTCCGTGGCAAACATAAACCAGGATTTACACCAAACGTTGATTGTGGTGACTATGTGATTATCATCAATGCAAGTAAAGCTGAATTTACAGGTGCAAATAAAGCTGAAGCTAAACTTTATCACAGACATTCAGGCTATTTTGGCAGTGTTAAAAGTGAAAAATTCGGTGATTTATTAGTAAATAAACCAGAAAAACTTTATAAATTAGCAGTTCGCGGTATGCTTCCAAAAACAAAACTCGGAAAAGAAATGCTTAAAAAACTTAAAGTTTATGCGGGAAATGAACACCCACATACTGCACAAATAGCTAAAGAAGGAAAATAA